The Arvicanthis niloticus isolate mArvNil1 chromosome 9, mArvNil1.pat.X, whole genome shotgun sequence genomic interval TCTGGACCTGGGTGACATGATTATGCTTTTACTAGAAATGTGTACCACGACTAAACAGATAAAAGGGTATAACCTTGATTTCAGTAGGCAGAAAACCACATGGGAAAATCATCCACACTGTTGAGTGACTTTATCCCTAATGAAGATGTGTGGCACCTGCAGCTCTTCTACAGCTAGCATCTTAGTAACAAAAGTCAGGCATAGTAGTAATCAGTTATTTTTCCTTAACAATGGTCAAAGTGACACATTGGATGCCCTGTTTACCAGTCTGACTGCCCTCCCATGTCATTTACAGTTTTAGGAACACACAGCTCTCCACTTCAGGCATGGTTCTACAAAGCCCCTCAGTGCCAGACTGAAGGAATGGAATGGCCGACGGCAGAGGAAACAAGGAATGGGACAGCCGTCCAGGAGTTTATCCTTGAGGGGCTGCCTGTGGCCGAGCACCTGAGGATCCTCTTCTTCCTAGTCCACTTGCTGGCCTACTTGGCTTCCCTCATGGGCAACATCCTCATAATTACCATCACATGCAAGGACCACCGACTACagacccccatgtacttcttcctcagcacGTTCTCCTTTGTGGAGTGTGGTTTTATCTCTACTGTTATCCCCCAACTGCTCGCCATCATTCTGTCAGGGAGGCAAACGATTTCCTTTGTGGCCTGCTTCACGCAGGACTTTGTTGTTCTTTCCCTGGGGGCAACCGTGTTTTTCCTTATGGCTGTACTGTCTCTGGATAGGTATCTGGCCATCTGCAAACCTCTACATTATCCAACCATCATGAGCCCAAGGATGTGCTTCTTTCTTGTTACTGTGTGTTTAGTGTTGGGTTTCCTCTTCATGGTTGGTCCAGTTGTAATGCTTTCCCAGTCATTTTACTGTGGTCCCAATGTCATTCCTCACTATTTCTGTGATTTTGGACCACTGGCAAGTCTCTCCTGTTCAGAAACCAGGTCTATTGAGATGCTGTTTTTTAACCTTGCTTTAATTGTGCTTTTAACTTCCCTTGTGGTAGCCATCTTTGCATACAGCAATATAGTGTTCACCATAGTGCGCCTCCCTTCAACCAGGGAGCGACAGAGAGCTTTTTCCACCTGTTCCTCTCATCTCATCGTCCTCTCTCTAATGTACGGTAgctgtgtatttatatacatgaaGCCAAAGCAGACAAGCAGGCTGGACACCAACCGAGAGGCTGCTCTAGTGAACACGGTAGTCACACCCCTTCTGAATCCTGTCATCTACACCCTGAGAAACAAGCAGGTCCACCAGGCTCTGAGGGATGCACTGTCCAGGGTTCAGTTACACAGATATCACAGGAGCAATGCACCTTCCCTTTGATTTAGTCTAACaccattttcagtttcatttaAGTGTTCTCTATAAATCATCAGGCATGCTATCTTGTCAAATCCTGTTAGTTTGTTATTACAACCATTGCTGACATATTTAGTAATTTTATCTGAAGACATTAATAATTTTGTGATAACAATCTTTCTATATCTGCGTTTGTAATATAAGACCAAGCCccatatatatctatacatgttTCAGTTTCAAGGAATTGTCTCAATTTATCCATGCATTTATTTGATGTGTGTTTTTGGTCTGATTCCATGTATCCTGTGGTAGTGATGGAggaacaaagggagactatggAGGTAGAGTTGGGAATGGAGAATTTAATTAATGAGTaccaagaatttaaattttatgtgatcATCATACTAAAAGTTAAATGACCCATAAACAATAACAGTCATGATATTAGtaataaattacttttttattacttACTACAATTGTTTCCCATgaagaatatttgcatataaacaGACATCATTACACCtctagtttagtttagttttcaCTAAGATGTAAAGCATTGAAATAAAAAGTCCCCAATGTTTTCATTCCTTTACCAGACTAGATTCAGTCTGAACCCCTAAAACTGAAGGACCAACAAAAGACCAGAGGAACTAAGGATTGTTAAGCAGTCTAGAGTTGTATGCTGGTTACCACGCTGGTGAAATACAAAGAATTCGGGAGAAATTGGCCCAGAGGTGAAAGAAATCTACCTGTAATGACTGTTAGAAGAATAGAATGCTTCTTAAGATGAATCTATGGATGAGTTCAGGCATCCATCTCAGCACTAAGACAAAATGAATCTATTGCTCAATCATGTGTCATGAGACAAGCTGAATAGAGAGCAAGGCAGGAAAACACCTTTGTCAAGGTTAGTTTTGCTGTCAAGTTGACCCTCAGTTGGAGAGTGGCCTCCATCAGATGgatggcctgtgggcatgtctgtggagcattttctagATTGTTGACTGACATGGGAGGGCCTAGCACACATTGGCAGTGCTATCCTCTTCCTTGGGCcagtgggcctgggctgtatgGGAAATGCAGCTGACTGTGACCCTAGGAGTGAGCCAGCAAGCCACAGCCTTCTGCCATGTCtccttcaagctcctgccttgggttcctttcctggctttctggattgaactgcaacctggaagccaaataaacccttttcctcccCTAGCTGCATTTGGccttggtgtttatcacagcaacagtaagcTAAGCAGGCACCCTTATATTATAGAAAGGACAAACTGAAACAAACATTGAGATCCCAGAGGCAAATGCAACTTTACCATAATGACAAAGTGTAAGTAGattaatacttttttaaaaaagaggcttTTACTATGTGAGTTGATTATGGCCTAAAATTTAAGAACATAGAAACAGTCTTAAGTTCATAAAtgcaaaatttcaaaagaaaaaaatctaatgatATGAAATAGTAGCATTCCAAGTAGACTGGTAAAAACTGACCCAATCATAAAGACAGAGTagtgataagtgtgtgtgtgtgtgtgtgtgtgtgtgtgtgtgtgtgtgtgtgtaggaaatgGTAGATTTAAAGCACGGGGAAAACTGGAGTCACTAGAATGAGAATAAAGAGCAGACAACCATGGTTGGAAATTCTATCGTCATTGCTTCAGTTATTAACAGGGAGGAACAATAGTGAGCCTTCAGAATCGTGTCAGTCTGCCAGGGAACAAACTCAGCTTGACCAATAAGCtggtttttattttgcatttgcaGGATGCACATTGCTTTCATGAGCACATGGGAACTTTATCATAATAGAACTTTTATTGGGCTGTAAACTCAACCTCAAAACTCTTCACACGAATGGAAATATGGGGTGTTTTCAGGCCACAGAGTAAATGAGAAATCaacaacaagaataacaacaCATGATCTGAGAGAGCTTAACATTTGCTGTAACATTGTAAATGATGGCTTGTTGGCAGAAAATATTATGAATATAGTCTAGAAAACGTTATTACTTGAAAAGATGTAAATTGTTTAAACgtttaaagattttctttattttatgtatataaatccattgtagttgtcttcagacacaccagaaaagggcattttatcccattacagattgttgtgagccaccatgtggttgctaggaattgaactcaggacctctggaagagcagtcagtgctcttaaccactgagccaactctacAGCccctaaatatttaaatttaaagattaagGACATAATTTGAATTCTAATGGAAGCTGTTTGTGTAAGTTTGCAAGTAAGTTGTGTTCAATCAATCAAAGAACTGGAAGGCAGACGGAAAATAAGTAAAGCAGGATTTTTTTTGAAGTGCCTCCCAAGATCTTTAAAGTCATCAAGACCAACCAGAAATAGAGTGATAGGGACTGTGTAGACCAGGAAAGCCGTCTATGTAAAGAATGGAGGGGAGTGAATCCACATATCCTGCAGgtattacaaagaataataatgcAATATTGTAAACATCTTCATGTTGATATGTTAACCAAAATGAACTAGAGCTGCGTCTTTGAGAGACAAACTTACCAACATAAGAACAAATACAGTATTGCTTTTTGTAATTTGtgttctaaatttatattttgaacaCAGTCTAGTCCCTCCTGGCTTTCAGTGTTTCCACTGAAAAGTCAAATGTTATTCTGTTATCATTTTTCTCTATGTGACTAAATCTTGCTTTGTCTCTTGTCACTCTAaacagcctttctttcttctgtacattAGATTTGAGAAATTTTGTTGAAAAAACCTTGGTTTATTCTCTGTCTTCTTGCATGTCTATTATTTGCAGTTTGGGTGTCTATAGTGTTGCATATTATTTTGTCCCATTTTATAGTGTCCCACATTTCCTTCATGTTAAACTCTTGGTTTCTTTTTAGACTTAACATTTTCCTTGAATAAGTGGTTCTCTTCTATCTTGTCCTTGAGACTAGATATTCTTTCTTCTACATAATTTAATCTGTTGGAGATACTTTCCTCTAAGCATACTGTTTGACTTCATGGCTTTTTCATTTTAGGTTTTAGTTTACTTTAGACAATATTTTAGAGATCTCatcttttattaaattctatttaCATATCTTAAAGTGTCtttagtatttcattttattgttggtGTTTTTACAGTATTTACGCAGGCATTTGTTTATCTCCTCTTCGATTTATTTGAACATATTCATGATTGTTTTGAAATTATTGTCCTGTGCATAAattatttcagttatttttcttagATATCAATACATTGGAAATTCTAATTTCTGGAGGAGTTGTGTGGACTTAGTTATTCTGTTTGTTTCCCTTTTGTGATGGGATCCAGATATCTGGAATTGGGTCTTTGATACTAATTCTTGGTATGGGTATCTGGTCTCTCTTTTATTGAGTggttgtttgaatgtttggcatTACCCCTAAGCTGTCAGATTGTAGGCCAGCTGAATGGTGATTGGTATTTAATCTTGGGGCTATCTTTTTTGATGTGTGAATGGGGTGTCTAAAGTAGACTCAGCTTGGTAGTAGTTCTAGTCAGACCCCCTATTGGGCAGATGCCTGGCTGGGTGGTGAGCATGGCAACTAGTGGGCAGGCAGACTAGGGAGTATCAGTGACAAGAATAAGGACTGTCTCTTCTGGTGGGGAGCTGCAAGGTTTGTAGAGGGCTGACTGACAGGAAGATGGGAGGGGAATGAGGCCAGATACTTACAAACTTCTTATGTTGGAAGCTCCACGTTCTAAGTGCTGTGTGGGCTCCTTCACTTTTAAGTTAATTTTGCTTAttatctttctcattctctgacaCTTTCCTTTATTTCACTCACTCATCACCATCTTAACTTTTATTAACTTTTAACCTTatggtttattttatattgtttttgccATTGCCTTTTCTATTGTGAATGATATGATAGTTCACTATTCCATAATTAGTAATATGAATAGAATAGTTATATGTCTTTACTTCTagctgtttgctttttttatgAGATAAAGCACACCAGATTTTGGTGCATCCATGTTTAAGATAGTAATGTCTTCTTGCTTAGTTGTCCCTTTGGGTAGAATAaagtgtctctcttcctctcttttaatTAGCTTTAGTCTGAAGTTTATTTGTCAGATATTATAGTAGCAATGACTGCTTTGTTGTCCAGTTTGATAGAAGTACTTCTGTCCACTCTTTCATCTTAAGACAAGGCCCTATTTTTAAAGCTAAGACAATTTTTTTGTAGACTTTGTTTCTTAATTTGTCAACCAGTCTTTGATTGGAGAACTGAGGCTTTTAATTCATTAGTTTAATATATAAAGATGTGTGTTCACTgcacccatttttttctttctttccttctgtttttgctCTGAGTTGCACTTTCTGTTTCATTAACTGTAACTTCATTTTTCGTTCTGGATTCTCTTGGCTTTGTTTATTCCCCTTTTCAGCCCAAAGGGTTGCTCCCAGTACTCTCTTTGGGGTTAGTTTGTTTGGCATGGATTTGTCAAGGTTGTTTGTATCATAGGAAAGTTTTTCCCTCTTCATCTTTGGCTGATAGTCTATGTTGGCAGTCATGGTTTTTTAGAACTGTGGACTTTCCTTTATATGtgattcctgttttctttcttgctgcTTTCAATACTCTTGCTTTGTTCTGTATAGTGTTTTCCTAGGATGTGTTGTGGGAATTTGTCTTCTGGTCTTGCCTATTAGGAGCCCGTCATCCTTAGTTTGGGAACATTTTCTTCTAGGATCTTATTGAAAATCTGGTGTATGCCATTGACCTGAGACTCTTCTTCCTTGACTATGCCTACAATTGGAAGCTTTGGGCTTTTTATGGTGTGACACAGTCCCTGCATGCTCTTTTCCCatgacttattattttttttaattttctttgctcATGTGGTCTATTTCTCCTACTCTATCTTTGactcctgagattctctcttctgcttgATCCATTCAGGTTGTAAGGCTTTTCTTTgagtttcccttttttttttctttccctcttttattggatataatatttacatttcaaattttatccccttaccgcatttccctcaccacccaggaaccccttatcccatcccccctcctcctgcttccatgagggtgtttacccacctacccccaggctcccttcccaccctcagatcccccccccccccactcagtgctcagccttcagggtaccaatgaccttgtctcccacctatgcccaacaaggccatcctcccctacatatacagttggagtcatgtgtctctcc includes:
- the LOC117715547 gene encoding olfactory receptor 6C4-like isoform X1, whose protein sequence is MQVLGTHSSPLQAWFYKAPQCQTEGMEWPTAEETRNGTAVQEFILEGLPVAEHLRILFFLVHLLAYLASLMGNILIITITCKDHRLQTPMYFFLSTFSFVECGFISTVIPQLLAIILSGRQTISFVACFTQDFVVLSLGATVFFLMAVLSLDRYLAICKPLHYPTIMSPRMCFFLVTVCLVLGFLFMVGPVVMLSQSFYCGPNVIPHYFCDFGPLASLSCSETRSIEMLFFNLALIVLLTSLVVAIFAYSNIVFTIVRLPSTRERQRAFSTCSSHLIVLSLMYGSCVFIYMKPKQTSRLDTNREAALVNTVVTPLLNPVIYTLRNKQVHQALRDALSRVQLHRYHRSNAPSL
- the LOC117715547 gene encoding olfactory receptor 6C4-like isoform X2; this encodes MEWPTAEETRNGTAVQEFILEGLPVAEHLRILFFLVHLLAYLASLMGNILIITITCKDHRLQTPMYFFLSTFSFVECGFISTVIPQLLAIILSGRQTISFVACFTQDFVVLSLGATVFFLMAVLSLDRYLAICKPLHYPTIMSPRMCFFLVTVCLVLGFLFMVGPVVMLSQSFYCGPNVIPHYFCDFGPLASLSCSETRSIEMLFFNLALIVLLTSLVVAIFAYSNIVFTIVRLPSTRERQRAFSTCSSHLIVLSLMYGSCVFIYMKPKQTSRLDTNREAALVNTVVTPLLNPVIYTLRNKQVHQALRDALSRVQLHRYHRSNAPSL